GGCCTTCGCCAAGGAGATCGGCCTGCGCATCGAGTACCAGAGCGCCTTTCTCGAGGAGATGTGGAGCCGCAGCGGCGACCTCGTCTTGCGCAGCGCGCACGTCAACGTGACGGTCGGGGCGCGGCCCATGGACTTTCGCAGCGGCGTCGACGAGCGCAGCGTGACGATCGACTTCCTGCCGCCCGACGATCTGCGCGGCTTGCGCACGCGCACGCTGTCGGAGCGCACGGTCGTCGCGATGTACATGAACAACCGCGCCGCCGAGGCGCTGGTGCAGAACAGGCTCGACGACGCCTATGCGTGGGCCAGCCAGGCGGTGAAGCAGGACGCCGCATTCCTGGCCGCCTACAACACGCTCGGCGTGGTGTACCTGCGCCACCGCAATCCGGTGGAGGCGGAGCGCGTGTTCACCGCCGTGCTCGCGCAGGAGCCGGCCAACACCCGCGCCATGCACAACCTGTCGCAGTCGCTGGCGCAGCAGGGACGCCTTGCCGAGGCGGCGGAGCTGAACCGCCGGCTCGCGCAGATCGAGCCGCATCCGCCGTTCCACTTCTTCGAGCTCGGCCTGCAGGCGATGGCGCACAACGACTTCAAGGCCGCGCGCGACTGGTTCGGCAAGGAGGTGGCGCGCGCCGACTATTACCACGAGTTCCACTACTGGCTGGCGCTGGCCAACTTCCGGCTCGGCGACGTCAAGCGGGCGAACCAGCACCTCGAGCGCGCGATGGAGAACAGCACGACGCGGCGCGATCACGACCTGTACGCAGCCAAGCTGGCCTGGTTGCGCGCCCACTGACGCGCCGAGCGCCACGGCCGGGGGGCGTCAGCGCAGCCTGCCGATGAGCTTGGCCGCCTGCTTCAGGTCCGCCAGCCACAGCCGGTAGCCCTCGGCCCTGTCCTCGTCGCGCAGCCGCAGCAACGCCGACGGATGCAGCGTGATCAGCACGCGCAGCCCGTCCTCGCGCTCGAGCCAGTGGCCGCGTTGCGCCATCACCGGCACGGCGTAGCCCATCAGCTGGCGCGCCGCCGTCGACCCCAGTGCGATGGCGGCCTGCGGCCTGACATGCTCGATCTCGCTTTCCAGCCAGTGCAGGCAGGCCGCGGCCTCGCGCTGCGCCGGCGTCTTGTGCATGCGCCGCTTGCCGCGCATCTCGAACTTGAAGTGCTTGACGGCGTTGGTGAGGTAGAGCGCCTCGCGCGGCCAGCCGAGCTCGGCCAGTGCGCGATCGAGCAGCTGTCCCGCCGGCCCCACGAAGGGATGGCCTTGCCGGTCCTCCTGATCGCCCGGCTGCTCGCCCACCAGCATCAGCGGCGCACGCACCGGCCCCTCGCCCCATACCGTCTGCGTCGCGTGAAAGCCGAGCGGGCATTCGCGGCAGCCGGATGCCGACTCGCGCAAGGACTCCAGAGCGTGTAAGTCTTGCGCGGTGTCGGCAGTGTTTGCCGGCGAAGGTTTGCGGATGGGGTTGGGCGCGGCCATGGTTCATGGGCCACGCAGCAAGGAAAGAGCCCGCCGAAGCGGGCTCTCGAGAGGGCTCGAAGGGCGGCTACTTGCTGGCCGCCGATGCCGAGGCGGCCGGCGCGGGTGCCGCGGTCGTCACCGCGGTCGGCGAGCCGTGCGCCGAGGTGCCGCTGGTGGCTGCGATGGGCAGCAGGGGCACGATCAGCAAGGCGACGATGTTGATGATCTTGATGAGCGGGTTGACCGCCGGGCCGGCGGTGTCCTTGTACGGGTCGCCCACGGTGTCGCCGGTCACCGCCGCCTTGTGGGCGTCGGAGCCCTTGCCGCCGTGGTGGCCGTCCTCGATGTACTTCTTCGCGTTGTCCCATGCGCCGCCGCCGGTGCACATGGAGATCGCGACGAACAGGCCGGTGACGATGGTGCCCATCAGCAGGCCGCCGAGCGCCGCCGGTCCGAGCAGCAGGCCGACCAGGATGGGCACGACGACCGGCAGCAGGCTGGGGACCACCATCTCCTTGATGGCCGCCGAGGTGAGCATGTCCACCGCGCGGCCGTACTCGGGCTTGCCGGTGCCCTCCATGATCCCCTTGATCTCGCGGAACTGGCGGCGCACCTCCTCGACGACGCTGCCCGCCGCGCGGCCCACCGCTTCCATCGCCATCGCGCCGAAGAGGTAGGGAATGAGGCCGCCCAGGAACAAGCCGACGATGACCTTGTGATCGGAAAGCTCGAAGCTCAGGTGGATGCCGCGTGCCTCCAGCGCGTGCGTGTAGTCGGCGAAGAGCACCAGGGCGGCCAGACCGGCCGAGCCGATCGCATAGCCCTTGGTCACCGCCTTGGTGGTGTTGCCCACCGCGTCGAGCGGGTCGGTGATGTCGCGCACGCTGTCGGGCAGGTCGGCCATCTCGGCGATGCCGCCGGCGT
The Piscinibacter sp. XHJ-5 DNA segment above includes these coding regions:
- a CDS encoding tetratricopeptide repeat protein, with the translated sequence MRIRIVLLWCLLLAGCAQAPLTALPEPLLHDHLFAAPSQPARADDVFAMSDAMRLYLRHEIAPRFGSKGRQRALVDALVRPGQLKLEYDGGRTRNAAEAFDARAGNCLSLVLMTAAFAKEIGLRIEYQSAFLEEMWSRSGDLVLRSAHVNVTVGARPMDFRSGVDERSVTIDFLPPDDLRGLRTRTLSERTVVAMYMNNRAAEALVQNRLDDAYAWASQAVKQDAAFLAAYNTLGVVYLRHRNPVEAERVFTAVLAQEPANTRAMHNLSQSLAQQGRLAEAAELNRRLAQIEPHPPFHFFELGLQAMAHNDFKAARDWFGKEVARADYYHEFHYWLALANFRLGDVKRANQHLERAMENSTTRRDHDLYAAKLAWLRAH
- a CDS encoding UdgX family uracil-DNA binding protein (This protein belongs to the uracil DNA glycosylase superfamily, members of which act in excision repair of DNA. However, it belongs more specifically to UdgX branch, whose founding member was found to bind uracil in DNA (where it does not belong), without cleaving it, appears to promote DNA repair by a pathway involving RecA, rather than base excision.), yielding MAAPNPIRKPSPANTADTAQDLHALESLRESASGCRECPLGFHATQTVWGEGPVRAPLMLVGEQPGDQEDRQGHPFVGPAGQLLDRALAELGWPREALYLTNAVKHFKFEMRGKRRMHKTPAQREAAACLHWLESEIEHVRPQAAIALGSTAARQLMGYAVPVMAQRGHWLEREDGLRVLITLHPSALLRLRDEDRAEGYRLWLADLKQAAKLIGRLR